A stretch of DNA from Arthrobacter globiformis:
GGGTCGGAACTCCGCCGGCTCTCCGCGCCGCTGTCCACCGAAAGCACGGACGGGGACCCCCTGGATGTTTACCTCGCAACCCGGGTCCTCAGGTGCGACTGCGGGTTCCAGATGGAACTGCCGGAATAGGGATTGGCAGGCCAAGGACCCTGCTTAGGCCTGTTTCGGCCGCCACACGCCGAAGCGGTTGCCCTGGGGGTCGAGGAGGTGCGCGAACTCAATGGCTCCGTTGTCGACGAACGGGACGGCGACGCTCGCACCGAGGGACTCGGCCTGGGCGATCGCCGCCTTCACGTCGTCCACCTGCACATAGAAGATGGCCCAGGCCTTTCCGCCCAGCGAGGTGGTGTCCCACAGACCGCCCTTGTCGCCGTCGACCGGCCGATAACCGGCCGGCGAGGGTTCACCAAAGGTCCAGTCGAATAGTGCGCCGTAGAAGTTCCGTGCGGCGTCCGGGTCACCTGAGCCGATCTCGAAATAGTTGACTATGGCGGCCATTGCAGTGTCCTCCCGATCCTAGGGCAGTACCTCGTACAGAGTTAGACGATCTGGTCGAGTTTCAGCCAGAAGGCATCGCGGAGGGCTCGCCGCACACCCTGAAGGTCCGTCTTGTACTCACCGATCCGCTGGGCGCAATCCTTGAGCAGCACACGGTCAATCTCCACCGGCAGCACCGGGCGATCCGCCAAAAGCTCGTTCAGTTCCCCTTGGGTGGTGGAGCCGTACCAGCTGACGGCCACACTCTCTCCAACCTCCTGTGCCACGTCGAGAGCCGAGC
This window harbors:
- a CDS encoding VOC family protein, with amino-acid sequence MAAIVNYFEIGSGDPDAARNFYGALFDWTFGEPSPAGYRPVDGDKGGLWDTTSLGGKAWAIFYVQVDDVKAAIAQAESLGASVAVPFVDNGAIEFAHLLDPQGNRFGVWRPKQA